One genomic segment of Pirellulales bacterium includes these proteins:
- a CDS encoding GNAT family N-acetyltransferase, with the protein MKLPTTQSATHALDQAADMPPPARGAGGADLPARVVRLSSLAEVQPCISQWNAMARVVPFRRWEWLESWWRHYGESGQARTSRELFVLAVFDAQRTLLGLAPWYIERSASQGRVLRFLGTGEVCSEYLSLLCVDGKEEIVARGLANWLAASTRAEQHDDHGQPSAERWDVLKLSGVAADDLAVERLLVQLARQGSAVHRRPGMSCWRIELPSSWEEYLSLMSKSHRKQLRRLDRDFFRSGRARMHWVHGPDQLEQALAVLVRLHQSRWNGRGWPGCFASERFLKFHREVAWRMLAFDALLMSWLEIDGRAVAAEYHLAGNGIVYAYQSGIAPGALGFQPGHLSHLATIRRAIERGDREFDFLRGDEPYKSHWRAAPRGMLEVRIVPPRIGPRIRQGIWAAGHTVINQLRSGWQRTKHLIQE; encoded by the coding sequence ATGAAACTGCCGACAACACAATCGGCGACTCACGCGCTAGATCAGGCCGCGGATATGCCGCCGCCAGCGCGCGGCGCCGGCGGGGCCGATCTGCCGGCGCGGGTGGTGCGGCTATCGAGCCTGGCCGAAGTGCAGCCGTGCATCAGCCAATGGAACGCGATGGCGCGCGTGGTGCCTTTCCGCCGCTGGGAGTGGCTCGAAAGTTGGTGGCGGCACTATGGTGAATCCGGCCAGGCACGCACGTCGCGGGAGCTTTTCGTGTTGGCCGTGTTCGATGCCCAGCGAACGTTGCTTGGCCTGGCCCCCTGGTACATCGAGCGATCCGCTTCGCAGGGTCGGGTCTTGCGGTTCTTGGGGACCGGCGAAGTTTGTTCCGAATATCTGAGTCTGCTTTGTGTCGACGGCAAGGAAGAAATCGTCGCCCGCGGTCTGGCTAATTGGCTGGCCGCCAGCACACGAGCAGAGCAGCACGACGATCATGGCCAGCCGTCGGCGGAGCGTTGGGATGTGCTTAAGCTTTCGGGCGTTGCCGCCGACGATTTGGCCGTTGAGCGACTCTTGGTTCAGTTGGCGAGGCAAGGCAGCGCGGTGCATCGGCGACCGGGAATGAGTTGCTGGCGAATCGAGTTGCCTTCTAGCTGGGAAGAATATTTGTCGCTGATGTCGAAATCGCACCGCAAGCAGTTGCGGCGATTGGACCGCGACTTCTTCCGCAGCGGCCGCGCGCGAATGCATTGGGTTCATGGCCCCGACCAACTCGAACAAGCGCTAGCGGTGTTGGTTCGGCTGCATCAGAGCCGATGGAACGGGCGCGGTTGGCCTGGGTGTTTTGCCTCCGAGCGGTTTCTGAAATTTCATCGCGAGGTGGCTTGGCGGATGCTGGCGTTCGACGCGCTGCTCATGAGTTGGCTGGAGATCGACGGCCGGGCTGTGGCGGCCGAATACCATCTGGCCGGCAACGGAATTGTTTATGCGTATCAATCGGGCATTGCCCCGGGGGCGCTTGGGTTTCAGCCGGGGCATTTGTCGCACCTGGCGACGATTCGCCGGGCAATCGAGCGCGGCGACCGCGAATTCGATTTTCTTCGGGGGGACGAACCGTACAAATCGCATTGGCGTGCGGCTCCGCGGGGGATGCTCGAAGTGCGCATCGTTCCGCCGCGGATCGGACCTCGGATTCGGCAAGGAATCTGGGCGGCTGGCCACACGGTGATCAACCAGCTTCGCTCCGGCTGGCAACGAACCAAGCACTTGATTCAGGAGTAG
- a CDS encoding GNAT family N-acetyltransferase: MAGVDSQIGGSPWPLPDFAGPASPAYLPAYLERPGETARAVAPPIPGSQVQKEIRSMDAPLPATAKEKEAGAADANESSSGAPTDRPSPAFSPFSAIRPFASLAQVEGALTLRVGRVERSRGATPAPHDEFAALADVWNSLAGSVPFRSLEWLAAWWRHYQSPGWQTYLLKVEDTAGQVVGIAPWYLSRSPMAGRVIQFLGSGEVCSEYQTILAKPGCETEVAIAISQWLGHEGARDWDMLLLSAVAADDPATAALAEDFADCGHMVDRRPGMPCWRRELPSTWDEFVQQLSKSRRERLRQLTRKYFDTRRARTRWVENIADLDDAFAMFVDMHQRRRQSLGQPGCYSSRQFADFHAEVSRRLCAQGKLRLLWTELDRRPVGAEYDFIDGRTVYYYSTGVEPDATADHPGWLAMIGSLRRAIDEGCRWFDFLRGDEAYKCSWGARPFATLETRIIARRRLAGLRYQAWLGRQQLRKWGKGIKEWNSRRKATTPKTEQT, from the coding sequence ATGGCCGGTGTCGATTCGCAGATTGGCGGCTCGCCTTGGCCGCTGCCGGATTTCGCCGGGCCGGCGTCGCCCGCCTATCTACCCGCCTATCTCGAGCGGCCGGGCGAGACGGCGCGCGCGGTCGCGCCGCCAATTCCGGGGTCGCAAGTGCAGAAGGAAATAAGGTCGATGGACGCCCCCCTTCCAGCGACTGCCAAGGAAAAAGAGGCGGGCGCCGCGGACGCTAATGAGTCGTCGAGCGGGGCCCCGACGGATCGCCCGTCGCCTGCGTTTTCCCCGTTTTCTGCAATTCGACCGTTTGCATCGCTCGCGCAGGTGGAAGGGGCGCTGACGCTGCGAGTCGGGCGGGTCGAGAGAAGCCGCGGCGCAACCCCGGCTCCGCACGACGAATTCGCCGCATTGGCCGACGTGTGGAATTCCCTCGCCGGATCGGTTCCATTTCGATCGTTGGAGTGGCTTGCAGCGTGGTGGCGGCACTACCAATCGCCCGGCTGGCAGACCTATTTGCTCAAAGTCGAAGACACCGCCGGACAGGTCGTCGGCATCGCTCCGTGGTATCTCTCCCGATCGCCGATGGCGGGGCGGGTGATTCAATTTCTCGGTTCCGGAGAGGTCTGCTCCGAATACCAGACGATTCTCGCGAAGCCTGGTTGCGAAACGGAGGTTGCCATCGCGATATCGCAATGGCTCGGCCACGAAGGGGCGCGCGATTGGGACATGCTGCTGCTCTCGGCCGTAGCGGCCGACGATCCGGCGACCGCTGCGCTGGCGGAAGACTTTGCCGACTGCGGGCACATGGTGGATCGCCGGCCGGGAATGCCATGCTGGCGGCGCGAATTGCCGTCCACGTGGGACGAATTCGTGCAGCAATTGTCGAAATCGCGGCGCGAGCGGCTCCGGCAACTAACGCGAAAATATTTCGACACGCGCCGTGCTCGCACCCGCTGGGTTGAAAACATCGCCGATTTGGACGACGCCTTCGCGATGTTTGTCGACATGCACCAGCGCCGCCGCCAAAGCCTTGGGCAGCCCGGTTGCTATTCGTCGCGGCAATTTGCCGATTTCCATGCGGAAGTAAGCCGCCGCTTGTGCGCCCAGGGCAAGCTACGTTTGCTGTGGACCGAACTCGACCGCCGACCGGTCGGGGCCGAATACGACTTTATTGACGGCCGTACGGTTTATTACTACTCGACGGGCGTCGAGCCGGACGCCACTGCCGATCATCCAGGCTGGCTGGCAATGATCGGTTCGCTGCGGCGGGCCATCGACGAAGGATGCCGCTGGTTCGATTTTTTGCGGGGTGACGAAGCGTACAAGTGCTCCTGGGGCGCGCGGCCCTTTGCGACCCTGGAAACTCGCATCATCGCTCGCCGCCGCCTCGCAGGGCTTCGCTACCAAGCGTGGCTCGGGCGGCAGCAACTGCGAAAATGGGGCAAAGGGATCAAGGAATGGAACTCGCGGCGAAAAGCGACAACACCTAAAACCGAACAAACCTAA
- a CDS encoding polysaccharide deacetylase family protein, translated as MPVRTMPFWKYLLLEAYYRGSLPYRWLRAAQARAAGMAPVMVLFYHRIADDAASPWTMSNREFAAQIRWLQRRFEMISLEEARRRLMEKSNRTPVVSITFDDGYDANCDEALPLLIERKIPCTYFVSSRCVLERVPFPHDVAERCSVRPNTLAQLRNLADAGIEIGAHTRTHADIGRLHNPREIDDQVAGSGRELEQALGQRVRYFAFPYGQPRNMNPLAFQIAREHGYDAVCSAYGGYNIPGDDPFHIQRIFPDNMPRLKNWVTGDPRKTCRPYRYNYQVQPQAALEEVAIA; from the coding sequence TTGCCCGTCCGCACAATGCCGTTTTGGAAATACCTGCTGCTCGAAGCCTATTATCGCGGATCGCTCCCCTACCGGTGGTTGCGAGCCGCGCAGGCGCGCGCGGCCGGCATGGCGCCGGTCATGGTGCTGTTCTACCATCGAATCGCGGACGACGCCGCGAGCCCATGGACGATGTCGAACCGGGAATTCGCCGCGCAAATTCGCTGGCTCCAGCGGCGATTCGAAATGATCTCGCTCGAAGAGGCACGGCGACGCCTCATGGAAAAGAGCAATCGGACGCCGGTTGTGAGTATCACGTTCGACGACGGCTACGACGCCAACTGCGACGAAGCCCTTCCGCTGTTGATCGAGCGCAAGATTCCCTGCACCTATTTCGTCAGCAGCCGATGCGTGCTCGAGCGGGTTCCGTTTCCCCACGACGTGGCGGAGCGATGCTCGGTGCGGCCGAACACGCTCGCCCAGCTTCGCAATCTGGCCGATGCGGGCATCGAAATCGGCGCCCACACCCGCACGCACGCCGACATCGGCCGCTTGCACAATCCGCGGGAGATCGACGACCAAGTCGCCGGGTCCGGCCGCGAATTGGAGCAGGCTCTCGGCCAGCGCGTGCGCTACTTCGCCTTTCCGTACGGCCAGCCACGGAACATGAATCCGCTGGCGTTTCAGATCGCGCGCGAACACGGCTATGACGCCGTCTGTTCTGCGTATGGCGGCTACAACATTCCCGGCGACGATCCGTTCCACATCCAACGCATTTTCCCTGACAATATGCCGCGGCTGAAGAACTGGGTTACCGGCGACCCTCGGAAGACCTGCCGTCCATATCGCTACAACTACCAAGTGCAGCCCCAGGCAGCTTTGGAAGAGGTGGCGATCGCATGA
- a CDS encoding lipopolysaccharide biosynthesis protein — MNSVTLAEPADVAARCEEPGLTLDPALPVAAPASPRSMADIPQPIAVEIPAATSDAPQIDAPQWRTDTLAQSLAILLALSVVQRLIGFARQVMVCRWLEPAQLGEWDIALKFLMLAAPVSVLGLPGSFGRYMEHYRRRGHLKTLLRRTAAACIVLSAVSTLGIAALRTAVSELIYGTPNHTGMVVLLAMSLLTVIAYNYLTEMLTALRMVRVASIVQLVNTVLFAVLSVALVFGWQCDAAAIVAAYALSAAILIGPILVWFRRTWRQIPEPVERLSHSALWGKLVPFAMSVWAVNLLYNLVGVVDRYMIVHYAPAAEPLALVGDYHSSQVVPMLMVSVSGIVGGILLPYLSHDWEAGDQPAVAAKLNLAIKVLGIAMFAGSAVVLLASPLLFGVAFHGKFDGGLAILPWTLTYCIWMALVPLAQMYLWCAERARLPAFALVAGLIANVMLCRLLLPAFGLHGVVWATCAANLVTLAIMFQFNRAFGMRIHGGTWLVILLPLLLGLGKWAVVAVTLVLFMEILTGERIFTRADKQQFTATCRHYIMNRIFKSAATPSENTSPKR, encoded by the coding sequence ATGAATAGTGTCACGCTTGCCGAGCCGGCAGACGTCGCGGCGCGATGCGAAGAGCCCGGTTTGACGCTCGATCCAGCATTGCCGGTCGCCGCGCCGGCTTCGCCACGATCGATGGCCGACATCCCGCAGCCGATTGCCGTCGAAATCCCGGCGGCCACGAGCGACGCTCCTCAGATCGACGCTCCGCAGTGGCGCACCGACACGTTGGCCCAAAGCCTGGCGATCTTGCTGGCGCTCTCGGTCGTGCAGCGATTGATCGGCTTTGCGCGGCAGGTGATGGTTTGCCGATGGTTGGAGCCGGCCCAATTGGGCGAATGGGATATCGCCCTGAAATTCTTGATGCTGGCGGCGCCCGTTTCCGTGCTTGGCCTGCCCGGTTCGTTCGGCCGCTACATGGAACATTACCGCCGCCGCGGACACTTGAAAACCTTGTTGCGTCGCACTGCCGCGGCCTGCATCGTGCTTAGCGCCGTGTCGACGCTCGGGATCGCCGCCCTGCGAACCGCGGTTTCCGAACTGATCTACGGCACGCCGAATCACACCGGTATGGTCGTGCTCCTGGCCATGAGCCTTTTGACCGTGATCGCCTACAACTATCTGACGGAGATGCTTACTGCCCTGCGGATGGTGCGCGTCGCGAGCATCGTGCAACTGGTCAACACGGTGTTGTTTGCCGTATTGAGCGTCGCGCTGGTGTTCGGCTGGCAATGCGACGCGGCGGCAATCGTCGCGGCCTACGCCCTCTCGGCGGCGATTTTGATCGGACCGATTCTCGTTTGGTTTCGCCGCACGTGGCGACAGATTCCCGAACCGGTCGAACGGCTCAGCCACTCGGCATTGTGGGGCAAGCTGGTGCCGTTTGCGATGTCGGTTTGGGCGGTGAACTTGCTCTATAACCTCGTCGGCGTCGTCGATCGCTACATGATCGTGCACTATGCCCCGGCAGCCGAGCCGCTGGCGCTGGTGGGAGATTATCACAGCTCGCAGGTGGTGCCGATGCTGATGGTTTCGGTGAGCGGCATCGTCGGCGGAATCTTGCTTCCCTACCTGAGCCACGATTGGGAAGCCGGCGATCAGCCGGCCGTGGCGGCGAAATTGAATCTGGCGATCAAAGTGCTCGGCATCGCCATGTTTGCCGGATCGGCGGTCGTGTTGCTTGCCTCGCCGCTCCTATTTGGAGTGGCATTCCACGGCAAGTTCGATGGGGGATTGGCGATCCTTCCCTGGACGCTGACCTACTGCATTTGGATGGCTTTGGTCCCCTTGGCGCAAATGTATTTGTGGTGTGCCGAGCGAGCCAGATTGCCGGCCTTCGCGCTGGTGGCAGGCCTGATTGCGAACGTCATGCTCTGTCGCCTGCTATTGCCGGCATTCGGTTTGCACGGCGTCGTCTGGGCCACGTGCGCCGCAAATCTGGTGACGCTTGCGATCATGTTCCAATTCAATCGCGCGTTCGGCATGCGGATCCACGGCGGCACGTGGCTTGTGATTCTCCTACCGTTGCTCCTCGGACTTGGAAAATGGGCGGTGGTCGCGGTCACGCTCGTGCTTTTCATGGAGATTCTCACCGGCGAGCGCATTTTCACTCGCGCCGACAAACAGCAATTCACCGCCACCTGCCGGCATTACATCATGAATCGAATTTTCAAATCTGCTGCCACTCCATCGGAAAATACTAGCCCGAAGCGTTAG
- a CDS encoding glycosyltransferase, which translates to MSTTLLPAPTEPNQIADDALRVMFITTTLDVGGAETMLINIVRRFDRRRAAPEICCLKGPGELGTIMAREVPLFDRLLSGKYDLRVLGRLTTLMRRRRIDAVVTVGAGDKMFWGRLAARMAGVPVVASALHSTGWPDVVGRLNHWLTPLTDAFIACAPAHGQYLIEQQKFPAERVHVIPNGVDTVRFQLRPGNPALRRQLGLPDGAAVACILAALRPEKNHEMFLDVADRVRREVPAAHFLIVGDGQRRSMLEQRTAQLGLTDAVHFLGTRSDVPELLSVADVVLLTSHMEANPVSILEALAVGKPVIATRVGSVPQTVLDREVGYLVEPGDAAAMAGHVVDLFRRPELAAALGAAGRQHVVAHASLEQTVEGYEDLLESLYRRKTTNRPAARRSPPR; encoded by the coding sequence ATGTCTACCACGCTTTTGCCTGCGCCGACGGAGCCCAACCAAATTGCCGATGATGCGCTGCGCGTGATGTTCATCACCACGACGTTGGACGTCGGCGGGGCGGAAACGATGCTGATCAACATCGTGCGGCGGTTCGATCGCCGTCGGGCGGCGCCCGAAATTTGTTGTCTGAAAGGGCCCGGGGAACTCGGGACGATCATGGCCCGCGAGGTGCCGCTGTTCGACCGGCTTCTCAGCGGGAAATACGATTTGCGCGTCCTCGGCCGGCTTACGACACTGATGCGCCGACGCCGGATCGACGCGGTTGTCACCGTCGGCGCCGGCGACAAGATGTTCTGGGGCCGGCTGGCGGCACGCATGGCGGGCGTGCCGGTTGTGGCCTCGGCCTTGCATTCGACCGGCTGGCCCGACGTCGTCGGGCGGTTGAATCACTGGCTAACGCCGCTGACCGATGCGTTTATCGCCTGCGCCCCAGCACATGGGCAGTATCTTATCGAGCAGCAAAAATTCCCTGCCGAGCGCGTGCATGTGATCCCCAACGGCGTCGATACGGTCCGCTTTCAACTGCGGCCTGGAAATCCAGCGCTTCGCCGGCAATTGGGTTTGCCGGATGGGGCGGCGGTGGCGTGTATCTTGGCGGCCCTGCGGCCGGAAAAGAATCACGAGATGTTTCTCGATGTGGCGGACCGCGTGCGGCGCGAAGTGCCGGCGGCGCATTTTCTGATCGTCGGCGACGGCCAGCGTCGCTCCATGTTGGAGCAGCGCACGGCACAGCTCGGATTGACCGATGCCGTGCATTTTCTTGGCACGCGCTCTGATGTGCCGGAGTTGCTCTCGGTCGCCGATGTTGTGCTGCTGACGTCGCATATGGAGGCCAATCCCGTGTCGATCCTGGAAGCATTGGCGGTCGGCAAACCGGTTATTGCGACGCGCGTCGGATCGGTGCCGCAAACGGTTCTCGACCGTGAGGTGGGCTATCTGGTCGAACCCGGCGACGCGGCAGCGATGGCGGGTCACGTCGTGGATTTATTTCGCAGGCCGGAGTTAGCGGCCGCACTCGGCGCGGCCGGCCGGCAGCACGTTGTCGCACACGCATCGCTCGAGCAAACCGTCGAAGGCTACGAAGACTTGCTCGAGTCCCTCTACCGTCGCAAAACGACAAACCGCCCGGCAGCCCGCCGGAGCCCGCCACGTTAG